The following coding sequences are from one Variovorax sp. RA8 window:
- a CDS encoding recombinase family protein, whose product MQGQRIGYVRVSSFDQNPERQLEHVEVGRVFTDKASGKDTQRPELDSLLAFVREGDTVVVHSMDRLARNLDDLRRLVQKLTKRGVRIEFVKESLTFTGEDSPMANLMLSVMGAFAEFERALIRERQREGIALARQRGAYRGRKKALSPEQVAELRQRAAAGEQKAKLAREFGVSRETLYQYLRLDQ is encoded by the coding sequence TTGCAGGGTCAACGCATCGGCTACGTCCGGGTCAGCAGCTTCGACCAGAACCCGGAGCGGCAACTGGAGCATGTCGAAGTCGGCAGGGTGTTCACCGACAAGGCGTCGGGCAAGGACACCCAGCGGCCCGAGCTTGATTCGCTGCTGGCCTTCGTGCGCGAAGGCGACACCGTGGTGGTTCACAGCATGGATCGCTTGGCGCGCAACCTCGATGACTTGCGCCGCCTCGTACAAAAGCTGACCAAGCGCGGCGTGCGCATCGAGTTCGTCAAGGAAAGCCTGACCTTCACCGGCGAGGATTCACCGATGGCGAACCTGATGCTGTCGGTCATGGGGGCGTTCGCCGAATTCGAGCGGGCCTTGATCCGCGAGCGGCAGAGGGAAGGCATCGCGCTCGCCAGACAGCGCGGAGCCTACCGGGGCCGCAAGAAAGCGCTGTCGCCAGAACAGGTAGCCGAGCTGCGGCAGCGGGCCGCCGCCGGCGAACAAAAAGCGAAGCTGGCACGTGAATTTGGTGTCAGCCGGGAGACCCTGTATCAATACTTGAGATTGGATCAATAA
- the qacG2 gene encoding quaternary ammonium compound efflux SMR transporter QacG2, producing the protein MKNWLFLATAIISEVIATSALKSSEGFTRLVPSFIVVAGYAAAFYFLSLTLKSIPVGIAYAVWSGLGIVLVTAIAWVLHGQKLDMWGFVGVGFIISGVAVLNLLSKASVH; encoded by the coding sequence TTGAAAAATTGGTTATTTCTGGCTACGGCCATTATTTCTGAGGTCATTGCAACCTCTGCGCTCAAGTCTAGTGAGGGCTTTACTAGGTTAGTACCGTCTTTTATCGTCGTAGCGGGATACGCTGCTGCTTTTTATTTCCTGTCGCTGACACTCAAATCGATTCCTGTTGGAATCGCCTACGCAGTTTGGTCGGGCCTCGGGATCGTCTTGGTCACTGCGATTGCATGGGTTTTGCATGGTCAAAAACTAGATATGTGGGGATTTGTTGGTGTCGGCTTCATTATCAGCGGCGTTGCTGTGCTCAACTTGCTATCTAAGGCAAGTGTTCACTAA
- a CDS encoding Tn3-like element IS1071 family transposase, with the protein MQGWHTTFLGMRGLPRDISDFEMKAFFTFDGAERDAINARRGDSHKLGLALHIGFLRMSGRLLGAFRVIPVALWRHLGNELGIAAPEVASLRAMYERGRTLFDHQQVACTVLGFQWMSEHQRRSLVRELRDEVARCADRDQLLVRARQWLYKNKLVIVHERAIRTLIAAALAQLEVETGTAIAASVDPATLDRWRASVSELRPDGQTQQSWLWAAPAKHSTRQISEVLERIDLLYTLDVHKHLADIPDLILRRYARRLVSRPPSAGAKIKEPARTVEVACFLRYCLFTTTDQLILMVQRRIADLWRQAAADVPATVNWAAMYKTLLGELVALSAQGAVPDAELRARLEALITETQKRKPPSRASLVREGLIDGIRPVRSLLVAIAKLPWQATGEHPAIEYLAKLQALYLKGSRKLPVEVVAPSLGMIWQVSISSPDRERAFQALEVATLFALRRAVRNGSVWIEHSLSFRGRARLFFTDERWQAESKKHYARLSLPSKAATFLKPLLARVTAGVDAVAAAARSGVLRVDDELHLSPLPAEDEDPEVTKLRAALDHRIGEVQLPEVILAVDAQVRFSWIMLGREPRSTDELLMVYAGIMAHGTSLTAVECARMIPQLSATSIRQAMRWARDERRLSQACQAVLEFMQRHPIAATWGRSDLASSDMMTMETTKRVWQARLDPRRNTPSIGIYSHVKDRWGIFHAQPFVLNERQAGVAIEGVIRQEKLETSQLAVDTHGYTDFAMSHARLLGFDLCPRLKELKQRHLFVPRGTKVPAEIAAVCEANVDVALIEKHWDSLVHLAASVMSGHASAVAALARFGSAAQGDPIYEAGVQLGRLLRTAFLADYFVKDAFRNELRRVLNRGEAVNALKRAIYTGRISPAQAKRVDEMQAVADALSLMANIVMAWNTSQMQAVLDRWSNRRQVIPPELIGKIAPTRLESINLRGVFRFPVDRYADQILPSRPNASITGTNG; encoded by the coding sequence ATGCAGGGTTGGCACACAACGTTTTTGGGGATGCGTGGGCTCCCCCGCGATATCAGCGACTTCGAGATGAAGGCATTTTTCACCTTCGATGGTGCCGAGCGCGACGCAATCAATGCACGCCGAGGTGATTCCCACAAGCTTGGTCTGGCGCTCCATATTGGTTTCCTGCGCATGAGTGGGCGTTTGCTCGGTGCCTTTCGGGTAATTCCAGTAGCCTTGTGGCGCCACCTTGGCAACGAGCTTGGCATTGCAGCACCAGAAGTCGCCTCGCTGAGAGCCATGTATGAACGCGGGCGCACGCTATTCGATCACCAACAAGTAGCCTGCACGGTCCTTGGATTCCAGTGGATGAGCGAGCACCAGCGCCGCTCACTGGTACGTGAACTGCGCGACGAAGTGGCGCGCTGCGCCGACCGCGATCAGCTACTCGTGCGGGCGCGTCAATGGCTGTACAAGAACAAGCTGGTGATCGTGCACGAGCGGGCAATTCGGACACTGATTGCGGCGGCACTTGCCCAGCTTGAAGTTGAAACAGGCACCGCCATCGCCGCCAGCGTTGATCCAGCAACACTTGATCGCTGGCGAGCCTCAGTTTCAGAGCTGCGCCCAGATGGACAAACCCAGCAGAGTTGGCTATGGGCTGCACCGGCGAAACACTCAACCCGCCAAATCAGCGAGGTACTGGAGCGCATCGACCTGCTTTACACGCTGGACGTTCATAAGCACCTGGCAGACATCCCCGATCTCATCTTGCGCCGCTACGCGCGCCGACTTGTCTCCAGGCCGCCCTCAGCCGGAGCCAAGATCAAAGAGCCAGCGCGCACCGTGGAGGTCGCATGCTTTCTTCGGTATTGCCTGTTCACCACCACAGACCAGTTGATCCTTATGGTGCAGCGCCGGATCGCCGATCTGTGGCGTCAGGCTGCCGCCGATGTCCCCGCTACCGTCAATTGGGCCGCAATGTACAAAACGCTGCTCGGCGAACTTGTTGCCTTGAGCGCGCAAGGTGCGGTGCCAGATGCTGAGTTGCGTGCCCGTCTTGAAGCCTTGATCACCGAAACCCAGAAACGCAAACCACCGAGCAGGGCCTCCCTGGTCCGCGAGGGATTGATTGATGGAATTCGCCCCGTGCGGTCGTTGCTCGTCGCCATTGCAAAGCTGCCCTGGCAGGCCACCGGCGAGCATCCTGCCATCGAGTACCTTGCCAAGCTGCAAGCTTTATATCTCAAAGGATCCAGAAAGCTGCCAGTTGAAGTGGTGGCACCAAGTCTGGGAATGATCTGGCAGGTTTCGATCTCCAGCCCAGACCGGGAACGGGCGTTTCAGGCGTTGGAGGTGGCCACCCTGTTTGCCCTGCGCCGCGCGGTGCGCAATGGCTCGGTCTGGATTGAGCACAGCCTGAGCTTTCGGGGTCGTGCGCGCTTGTTCTTCACGGACGAGCGTTGGCAGGCAGAGTCCAAGAAACACTATGCCCGTCTATCGTTACCCAGCAAGGCTGCCACTTTCTTGAAGCCTTTGCTGGCCAGAGTAACTGCCGGTGTCGATGCGGTGGCCGCTGCAGCCCGCAGTGGCGTACTGCGCGTGGATGATGAACTCCATTTGTCGCCATTGCCCGCAGAGGACGAAGACCCAGAAGTGACCAAGCTGCGCGCGGCTTTGGATCACCGCATCGGTGAGGTTCAATTGCCGGAAGTGATTCTGGCCGTTGACGCCCAGGTGCGCTTTAGCTGGATCATGCTCGGACGTGAGCCGCGCTCTACCGACGAGCTGCTGATGGTCTATGCCGGCATCATGGCCCACGGCACCAGTCTGACTGCGGTCGAATGCGCGCGCATGATTCCGCAATTGTCTGCCACCAGCATTCGCCAGGCCATGCGCTGGGCGCGGGACGAACGGCGTCTGAGCCAGGCCTGCCAGGCTGTGCTGGAATTCATGCAGCGACACCCGATTGCCGCCACCTGGGGGCGGTCCGATTTGGCATCTTCTGACATGATGACCATGGAGACCACCAAACGGGTGTGGCAAGCCCGGCTTGATCCTCGGCGCAACACACCTTCCATTGGAATCTACTCCCATGTAAAAGACCGGTGGGGCATCTTCCATGCGCAGCCCTTTGTGCTCAATGAGCGCCAGGCGGGCGTGGCCATTGAAGGTGTCATCCGCCAAGAAAAGCTGGAGACCAGCCAGCTTGCTGTGGATACCCATGGCTACACCGACTTTGCCATGTCACATGCCCGTTTGCTTGGTTTTGATCTTTGCCCGCGGTTGAAGGAACTCAAACAGCGCCACCTCTTTGTGCCACGCGGCACCAAAGTGCCCGCAGAAATCGCTGCGGTGTGCGAAGCCAATGTCGACGTCGCTTTGATCGAAAAGCATTGGGATAGTCTGGTGCACCTGGCAGCCTCGGTCATGAGCGGACATGCCAGTGCGGTGGCAGCTCTTGCGCGGTTCGGTTCTGCCGCCCAGGGCGATCCAATCTATGAGGCTGGCGTGCAATTGGGGCGGTTGCTGCGTACGGCGTTTTTGGCTGACTACTTTGTCAAGGACGCTTTCAGGAACGAGTTGCGCCGGGTGCTCAATCGGGGCGAGGCTGTTAACGCCCTCAAGCGCGCCATTTATACCGGCCGGATCAGCCCGGCGCAGGCCAAACGTGTCGATGAAATGCAGGCTGTGGCCGATGCGTTGAGCCTGATGGCCAACATCGTGATGGCGTGGAATACCTCACAGATGCAGGCGGTCCTGGATCGCTGGTCGAACCGCCGCCAGGTCATTCCACCGGAACTGATCGGGAAGATTGCGCCCACC